Proteins from a genomic interval of Mycolicibacterium grossiae:
- a CDS encoding acyl-CoA carboxylase subunit beta: MSEAATPVSRAHTTAEKLAELREKLQLAQDPGDEKAKARRDKKGIPSARARIHALLDPGTFFETGALARTPGDPNAYYGDGVVTGHGMINGRPVGVFSHDQTVFQGSVGEMFGRKVAKLMEWVAMVGCPIIGINDSAGARIQDTATSLAWYAELGRRHELLRGLVPEISLIFGKCAGGAVYSPIQTDLVVAVRDQGYMFVTGPDVIKDVTGEDVSLDELGGADAQARYGNIHQVVESEAAAFQYVRDYLSFLPANTFDDAPIVNPGLEPELTSYDYDLDTIVPDSDNQAYDMHEILLRIFDDGDVFEVAEQAGPAIITAFARVGGRPVGVIANQPMYMSGAIDNEASDKAARFIRFCDSFNTPLVFVVDTPGFMPGVEQEKGAIIKRGGRFLNAVVEADVPKVTITVRKSYGGAYAVMGSKQLTADLNFAWPTARIAVIGAEGAAQLLVKRFPDPTAPEVQKIRADFIEGYNANLAVPWIAAERGYIDGVIEPHETRLLLRSAIRLLADKQISRVQRKHGLTPI, translated from the coding sequence GTGTCAGAAGCCGCGACGCCCGTCAGCCGGGCCCACACCACGGCCGAGAAGCTCGCCGAGCTGCGCGAGAAGCTGCAGCTGGCGCAGGATCCCGGCGACGAGAAGGCGAAGGCCCGGCGCGACAAGAAGGGCATCCCGTCGGCGCGGGCACGGATCCACGCGCTCCTCGATCCGGGCACCTTCTTCGAGACCGGCGCGCTGGCCCGCACCCCGGGTGACCCCAACGCCTACTACGGCGACGGCGTCGTCACCGGCCACGGCATGATCAACGGTCGTCCGGTCGGCGTGTTCAGCCACGACCAGACGGTGTTCCAGGGCTCGGTCGGCGAGATGTTCGGCCGCAAGGTCGCCAAGCTGATGGAGTGGGTGGCCATGGTCGGCTGCCCGATCATCGGCATCAACGACTCGGCGGGCGCCCGCATCCAGGACACCGCGACGTCGCTGGCCTGGTACGCCGAACTCGGCCGCCGGCACGAACTGCTGCGCGGCCTGGTGCCCGAGATCTCGCTCATCTTCGGCAAGTGCGCCGGCGGTGCGGTGTACTCGCCGATCCAGACCGACCTGGTGGTCGCCGTCCGCGACCAGGGCTACATGTTCGTCACCGGCCCCGACGTCATCAAGGACGTGACCGGCGAGGACGTCTCTCTCGACGAACTCGGCGGCGCCGACGCCCAGGCCCGCTACGGCAACATCCACCAGGTGGTGGAGTCCGAGGCCGCCGCGTTCCAGTACGTCCGCGACTACCTGAGCTTCCTGCCGGCCAACACCTTCGACGACGCGCCGATCGTCAACCCGGGGCTGGAGCCGGAGCTGACGTCGTACGACTACGACCTCGACACGATCGTCCCGGACTCGGACAACCAGGCCTACGACATGCACGAGATCCTGCTGCGGATCTTCGACGACGGCGATGTCTTCGAGGTGGCCGAGCAGGCCGGCCCGGCGATCATCACGGCGTTCGCGCGCGTGGGTGGCCGCCCGGTGGGCGTGATCGCCAACCAGCCGATGTACATGTCCGGCGCCATCGACAACGAGGCGTCCGACAAGGCCGCCCGCTTCATCCGGTTCTGCGACTCGTTCAACACGCCGCTGGTCTTCGTCGTGGACACCCCGGGGTTCATGCCGGGCGTCGAGCAGGAGAAGGGCGCCATCATCAAGCGCGGCGGCCGCTTCCTCAACGCGGTCGTCGAGGCCGACGTGCCGAAGGTGACCATCACGGTCCGCAAGTCCTACGGCGGCGCGTACGCGGTGATGGGCTCCAAGCAGCTGACCGCCGACCTGAACTTCGCCTGGCCGACCGCCCGCATCGCGGTGATCGGCGCCGAGGGCGCGGCGCAGCTGCTGGTGAAGCGCTTCCCGGATCCGACGGCACCGGAGGTGCAGAAGATCCGCGCCGACTTCATCGAGGGCTACAACGCCAACCTCGCGGTGCCGTGGATCGCCGCCGAGCGCGGTTACATCGACGGCGTCATCGAGCCGCACGAGACCCGGCTGCTGCTGCGCAGCGCCATCCGGCTGCTCGCCGACAAGCAGATCTCGCGCGTGCAGCGCAAGCACGGCTTGACGCCGATCTGA
- a CDS encoding arabinosyltransferase domain-containing protein has product MSDDAKVARWVATIAGLLGFVLAVATPLLPVTQTTATLNWPEQGRFSDVTAPLLSQAPVELSATIPCAIVRDMPPAGGLVLGTAPAQGRDAALNAMLVNVTQSRVDVIVRNVVVASVARDRVAGPACQRIEITSSLDGTYADFVGLRQPDGSPQRTGYADPNLRPAIVGVFTDLTGAAPQNLSFSATIDTRFTTHPTPLKLAAMLLAILSTVLALLALWQLDRLDGRRMHRLIPTRWRMLTPVDGAVVGGFALWYVIGANSSDDGYILQMARVADHGGYMANYFRWFGSPEDPFGWYYNLLALMTKVSDASIWIRLPDLVCALVCWLLLSREVLPRLGPAVAGSRAAMWAAGLVLLGAWMPFNNGLRPEGQIATGALITYVLIERAVTSGRLTPAALGITTAAFTLGIQPTGLIAVAALLAGGRPILRIVMRRRGAVGTWALVAPLLAAGTVILPVVFADQTLATVLEATRIRTAIGPSQEWWTENLRYYYLILPTTDGAISRRVAFVFTAMCLFPSLFMMLRRKRVPGVARGPVWRLMGIIFATVFFLMFTPTKWIHHFGLFAAVGGAMAAVATVLVSPVVLRSARNRMTFLALVFFVLAFCFASTNGWWYVSNFGAPFNNSVPKIGGVTVSTVFFALTAVAVLWAFWLHLTQRGESRIVDRLTAAPIPLAAGFMVLVMLASMAIGVVRQYPTYSNGWANVRAFAGGCGLADDVLVEPDSNAGFLRALPGNYGPLGPLGGTSPAGFSPNGVPDRIIAEAIRLNNPQPGTDYDWNRPVKLSRPGVNGSTVPLPYGLDPARVPVAGTYSTGAQQESTLASAWYELPAADDAHPLVTITAAGTITGKSVANGLTTGQTVDLEYARRGPDGAPVPAGRVTPFDVGPTPSWRNLRYPRAEIPADAIAVRVVAEDLSLSQGDWVAVTPPRVPEVRSVQEYVGSQQPVLMDWAVGLAFPCQQPMLHANGVTEVPKFRISPDYYAKLQSTDTWQDGLNGGLLGITDLLLRASVMSTYLSKDWGQDWGSLRRFDTIVDAQPAQIDLGESTHSGLYSPGRIRIQP; this is encoded by the coding sequence GTGAGCGATGATGCCAAGGTGGCGCGCTGGGTCGCCACGATCGCCGGGCTGCTGGGGTTCGTGCTGGCGGTCGCCACCCCGCTGCTGCCGGTCACCCAGACCACCGCGACGCTGAACTGGCCGGAGCAGGGGCGCTTCTCCGACGTCACCGCACCGCTGCTGTCGCAGGCGCCGGTGGAGCTCTCGGCCACCATTCCCTGCGCGATCGTGCGGGACATGCCGCCCGCCGGCGGTCTGGTGCTGGGCACCGCGCCGGCGCAGGGCCGCGACGCCGCGCTGAACGCGATGCTCGTCAACGTCACGCAGTCGCGCGTCGACGTCATCGTCCGCAACGTGGTGGTCGCCAGCGTCGCGCGGGACCGGGTCGCCGGACCCGCGTGCCAGCGCATCGAGATCACGTCCTCGCTCGACGGCACGTACGCCGACTTCGTCGGTCTGCGCCAGCCGGACGGCTCGCCGCAGCGCACCGGCTACGCCGACCCGAACCTGCGCCCGGCCATCGTCGGCGTCTTCACCGACCTCACCGGCGCTGCGCCACAGAACCTTTCGTTCTCGGCGACCATCGACACCCGCTTCACCACGCACCCGACGCCGCTGAAGCTCGCCGCGATGCTCCTGGCGATCCTGTCGACGGTGCTGGCGCTGCTCGCGCTGTGGCAGCTCGACCGGCTCGACGGGCGGCGCATGCACCGCCTGATTCCGACGCGATGGCGGATGCTGACCCCGGTCGACGGGGCCGTCGTCGGCGGCTTCGCGCTCTGGTACGTGATCGGCGCCAACTCCTCGGACGACGGCTACATCCTGCAGATGGCCCGCGTCGCCGATCACGGCGGCTACATGGCCAACTACTTCCGGTGGTTCGGCAGCCCCGAGGACCCCTTCGGCTGGTACTACAACCTGCTGGCGCTGATGACGAAGGTCAGCGACGCCAGCATCTGGATCCGCCTGCCCGACCTCGTCTGCGCGCTGGTCTGCTGGCTGCTGCTGTCGCGCGAGGTGCTGCCCCGGCTGGGGCCCGCCGTCGCGGGCAGTCGCGCCGCGATGTGGGCGGCCGGACTGGTGCTGCTGGGCGCGTGGATGCCGTTCAACAACGGTCTGCGACCCGAGGGGCAAATCGCCACCGGCGCCCTGATCACCTACGTGCTGATCGAGCGGGCCGTCACGTCGGGCCGGCTCACCCCGGCTGCACTCGGGATCACCACCGCGGCGTTCACGCTCGGCATCCAGCCGACCGGACTGATCGCCGTGGCCGCACTGCTCGCCGGCGGCCGCCCGATCCTGCGCATCGTCATGCGCCGCCGCGGCGCCGTCGGAACGTGGGCGCTGGTCGCGCCGCTGCTGGCGGCGGGCACCGTGATCCTGCCCGTCGTGTTCGCCGACCAGACGCTCGCGACGGTGCTGGAGGCCACCAGGATCCGCACCGCCATCGGACCCAGCCAGGAGTGGTGGACGGAGAACCTGCGCTACTACTACCTGATCCTGCCGACCACCGACGGCGCGATCTCGCGGCGCGTGGCGTTCGTGTTCACCGCGATGTGCCTGTTCCCGTCGCTGTTCATGATGCTGCGCCGCAAGCGGGTGCCCGGGGTCGCCCGCGGTCCGGTGTGGCGGCTGATGGGCATCATCTTCGCGACGGTGTTCTTCCTGATGTTCACGCCCACCAAGTGGATCCACCACTTCGGCCTGTTCGCCGCGGTAGGCGGTGCGATGGCCGCGGTGGCCACCGTCCTGGTGTCGCCGGTGGTGCTGCGCTCCGCGCGCAACCGGATGACGTTCCTGGCGCTGGTGTTCTTCGTCCTGGCGTTCTGCTTCGCCTCCACCAACGGGTGGTGGTACGTGTCGAACTTCGGTGCGCCGTTCAACAATTCAGTGCCGAAGATCGGCGGCGTCACCGTCAGCACGGTGTTCTTCGCGCTGACCGCCGTCGCGGTGCTGTGGGCGTTCTGGCTGCACCTGACGCAGCGCGGTGAGTCGCGGATCGTCGACCGTCTGACCGCGGCGCCCATCCCGTTGGCCGCCGGGTTCATGGTCCTGGTCATGCTGGCGTCGATGGCGATCGGCGTGGTGCGTCAGTACCCGACGTACTCCAACGGGTGGGCCAACGTGCGTGCGTTCGCCGGTGGCTGCGGCCTGGCCGACGACGTGCTCGTCGAACCGGACTCGAACGCCGGCTTCCTGCGGGCGCTGCCGGGGAACTACGGGCCGCTCGGGCCGCTCGGCGGAACGTCGCCGGCGGGCTTCTCCCCCAACGGCGTTCCGGACCGCATCATCGCCGAGGCCATCCGGTTGAACAACCCGCAGCCGGGCACGGACTACGACTGGAACCGCCCGGTGAAGCTGTCGCGCCCGGGCGTCAACGGCTCGACCGTGCCGCTGCCCTACGGTCTGGACCCGGCGCGGGTGCCGGTCGCGGGAACGTATTCGACTGGCGCGCAACAGGAGAGCACACTCGCGTCGGCGTGGTACGAGCTGCCCGCCGCCGACGACGCGCACCCGCTGGTGACCATCACCGCAGCGGGCACGATCACCGGCAAGAGCGTCGCCAACGGGTTGACCACCGGGCAGACCGTCGACCTCGAGTACGCGCGCCGCGGTCCGGACGGGGCTCCCGTGCCCGCCGGACGGGTGACGCCGTTCGACGTCGGACCGACGCCGTCCTGGCGCAACCTGCGCTACCCGCGCGCCGAGATCCCCGCCGACGCCATCGCCGTGCGCGTGGTCGCCGAGGACCTGTCGCTGAGCCAGGGCGACTGGGTGGCCGTCACCCCGCCGCGCGTGCCGGAGGTGCGTTCGGTGCAGGAGTACGTCGGCTCCCAGCAGCCGGTGCTCATGGACTGGGCCGTCGGTTTGGCGTTCCCGTGCCAGCAGCCGATGCTGCACGCCAACGGGGTCACCGAGGTGCCGAAATTCCGCATCTCGCCCGACTACTACGCCAAGCTGCAGAGCACCGACACCTGGCAGGACGGCCTCAACGGTGGCCTGCTCGGGATCACGGACCTGCTGCTGCGAGCGTCGGTGATGTCGACGTACCTGTCGAAGGACTGGGGTCAGGACTGGGGTTCGCTGCGGCGCTTCGACACGATCGTCGACGCCCAGCCCGCGCAGATCGACCTCGGCGAGTCCACCCACAGCGGGCTGTACAGCCCGGGCCGGATCCGCATCCAGCCGTAG
- a CDS encoding serine/threonine-protein kinase, producing MPLAEGQELAGYTVVRSLGAGGMGEVYLVQHPRLPRYDALKVLAATVCADGEYRERFNREAEIAATLWHPHIVEIHDRGDVDGQLWIAMDYVDGTDAGELLGQYPGGMPPALAVRMVTAVAEALDYAHGKGLTHRDVKPANLLIANPDGPGERILLADFGIARRADDTSNLTGTNMTVGTVAYAAPEQLTGEKVDGRADQYALAATAYQLLTGAPPFQHSNPAVVISQHLTGSPPPIGSRRPELAGLGPVFDRALAKSPADRYDRCVDFARALGHCATSAGVAAPEDCESTMRAGAAAPSGPRHAKPQPAPSGRRKPVWLALAASAVLVAVVVAGLLAFDVFGGRRDVAQPAAGVAVPVVVVGADCATLGAAGVTEKGAPAYCAHLQAADVDMWSLQEGQINAPTVTTAAGAPSADPPVLVCMEQTGGSQSDCRSDIARENADPAANDTTPPTA from the coding sequence ATGCCGCTCGCCGAAGGCCAGGAGCTCGCCGGGTACACCGTCGTGCGCTCACTCGGGGCGGGAGGCATGGGCGAGGTCTACCTCGTCCAGCACCCGCGCCTGCCCCGCTACGACGCGCTGAAGGTGCTCGCCGCCACGGTGTGCGCGGACGGCGAGTACCGCGAGCGGTTCAACCGCGAGGCCGAGATCGCGGCGACGCTGTGGCATCCGCACATCGTCGAGATCCACGACCGCGGCGACGTCGACGGTCAGCTGTGGATCGCGATGGACTACGTCGACGGCACCGACGCGGGAGAGCTGCTCGGCCAGTACCCGGGCGGCATGCCGCCGGCGTTGGCCGTCCGGATGGTCACCGCGGTCGCCGAGGCGCTCGACTACGCCCACGGCAAGGGGCTGACGCACCGCGACGTGAAGCCCGCCAACCTGCTGATCGCCAACCCCGACGGACCGGGTGAGCGAATCCTGCTCGCCGACTTCGGCATTGCGCGCCGCGCGGACGACACCAGCAACCTGACAGGCACCAACATGACGGTCGGCACGGTGGCCTACGCGGCGCCCGAGCAGCTGACCGGTGAGAAGGTCGACGGTCGTGCCGACCAGTACGCGCTGGCCGCGACGGCGTATCAACTGCTGACCGGTGCGCCGCCGTTCCAGCACTCGAACCCGGCGGTCGTCATCAGCCAGCACCTGACCGGCAGCCCGCCGCCGATCGGATCGCGGCGGCCCGAGCTGGCCGGGTTGGGGCCGGTGTTCGACCGTGCCCTGGCGAAGTCGCCGGCCGATCGCTACGACCGGTGCGTCGACTTCGCCCGCGCGCTGGGCCACTGCGCCACGTCGGCCGGGGTGGCGGCGCCCGAGGACTGCGAGTCCACCATGCGGGCCGGTGCCGCGGCGCCCAGCGGTCCCCGGCACGCCAAGCCGCAGCCCGCGCCGAGCGGCCGTCGCAAGCCGGTGTGGCTGGCGCTGGCCGCCTCGGCGGTGCTGGTGGCCGTCGTCGTGGCCGGATTGCTGGCATTCGACGTGTTCGGTGGCCGGCGGGACGTCGCCCAGCCGGCGGCTGGCGTCGCGGTGCCCGTGGTGGTCGTCGGTGCGGACTGCGCGACGCTCGGCGCCGCCGGCGTCACCGAGAAGGGCGCGCCGGCCTACTGCGCGCACCTGCAGGCCGCCGATGTCGACATGTGGTCGTTGCAGGAGGGGCAGATCAACGCGCCCACCGTGACGACCGCGGCGGGCGCCCCGTCCGCCGACCCGCCGGTGCTGGTGTGCATGGAGCAGACCGGCGGCTCCCAGAGCGACTGCCGCAGCGACATCGCCCGAGAGAACGCCGACCCCGCCGCCAACGACACCACCCCGCCGACGGCCTGA